The nucleotide window GCGCTCCCCGTCTATCCAGGACTGGAACAGGGACGGCAGCCACGTCCATAAACGATGCAGGTACCCATCGAGAGCAAACCGCACCTGCCCTCGATGGGCCTCACTCTCACATCAATGGGAAACATCATGAAACGATTATCATCGACCGCTCTCGCCTTCTTCTCCCTTCTCTTGGGAACCGGCACGTTCATCGCGCACACCGCACTCGCCGCCGACACTATTCGCGTCGGGCATTTTCCGAACATCACCCACGTCCAAGGCCTGGTCGCGCAACACCTCTCACGCACCGGCCATGGCTGGTTTGAGGAACGGCTCGGCAAGGATGTGAAGATCGACTGGTATGTCTACAATGCCGGACCGGGCGCCATGGAAGCGCTCCTGGCAGGCTCCATCGACCTCACCTACGTGGGGCCGAGCCCGACGCTGAATGCGTACAGCAAATCGAACGGCGAGGAGATCCGCATCATCGCCGGCGCCGCGACCGGCGGCGCCGCATTGGTCGTCCAACCGGATTCCGGGCTCAAACAGCCGGCCGACTTTCGCGGGAAAACCATCGCGACGCCGCAACTGGGCAATACCCAGGACGTCGCCTGCCGGGCCTGGCTGGCCAACGGCGGGCTGAAAATCACCCAGACCGGCGGCGAAGCCTTTATCGTTCCGACTCCCAATCCGGATCAGCTCTCGCTGTTTCAGCAAAAAAAGCTCGACGCCGTCTGGACGGTCGAGCCCTGGGTCTCACGCCTGGAACGCGACGCCGGAGGCAAGATCTTGCTCGAACAGCCGAAGGACAGCATCACAGTCCTGGTCTCGAGCGTGAAGTTCCTCAAGACCAAACGCGAACTCGCCAGAAAGTTTGCGCAGGCCCACCGTGAACTCACCGAGTGGATCCTCGCGCATCCGGCAGAGGCGAAGCAGATGGTCCAGCAAGAACTGGCCGCCGAGACGCAGGCCAAAGTCTCAGCCGAATTGATTGCACAAGCCTGGACGCGCATCGGCCTCACCACAGAGGCCTCACCGGACGAGTACCGGCAATTCGTCGCCAATGCTCAGCGCGCCGGTTTTATTCGCACGGCACCCGACTTGTCGCGTTTAATCGAAAGGCTGAACTGACATGCTGACATCGGAAAGTCCATCGGCCAACACCGCCTCCAACAAACTCGTCATTGAGCACGTGTCGAAGTTCTTTCGGACGAGTTCGTTGAATGTGCAGGCACTCGATGACGTGACACTCCAGATCGCCGAAGGCGAGTTCGTCTGTCTCGTCGGCCCCAGCGGCTGCGGCAAATCGACCTTGCTCAACATCATTGCCGGTCTCGACCGGCCCGATCGCGGGCTGGTTCAGGCCGACGGCCACACCATTGCCGGCCCCGGTCCTCACCGTCTCATGATGTTTCAAGAAGCCGCGCTCTTCCCGTGGCTGACCGTGTTGGGCAACGTCCTCTTCGGACTGAAACTCAGCCACGGATTGAATGCCGCGGAGCGTCAGGAGAAGGCCGAATATTTTCTGGAACTCGTCGGGCTGAAGCGGTTCATGCATTCCAATGTCCACGAACTCTCCGGCGGCATGAAACAACGCGTCGCCCTGGCTCGCGCCCTAGCGCCGAACCCCAGCGTGCTCTTGATGGACGAACCCTTCGGCGCACTCGATGCCCTCACGCGAGAGCAACTGTACGGAGACATTCAACGCATCTGGAGCCAGCATCGCAAGACCATCGTCTTCGTCACGCACAACGTGCGCGAAGCCGTGTGTCTTGGCGACCGCGTGATCCTGTTTTCGCCCAACCCCGGACGCATTCGCGAAGAATTCGCCATTCCCCTTCCGCGCCCGCGCGACATCAACAGCGTGGACCTCGCGCGGTACGCCACGGAGATTACCCGTGTGCTGAAAGGGTATGTTCAAACAGAGGTGGCCGGATGATCGCACGATGGTTGTCCGCCTCGCTGTTTTTCCTGGCACTCCTGGCGGCATGGCACCTTGCCGTGGAGGCTAAGATCTGGTCGCCGCTCCTGCTGCCGTCTCCCCTAAGTGTCTTCGACTATCTGCGGTCCGCCGTGGACGACGGCACTCTCTGGGAGGCCACCGTCGTCACCGTGCGGCGGCTCCTGATCGGATACGGACTCGGCATTCTGGTCGGGCTTCCCCTCGGCCTTCTCACCGCCTCGTCCCGCTGGGCGCAAGATACCATCGGAGTCCTCGCGCTGGGGCTCCAAACGCTTCCGAGCGTCTGCTGGGTGCCGCTCGCGCTGCTCTGGTTCGGTCAAACCGAATCCGCCATGCTCTTCGTCGTGGTGATGGGAACGCTCTGGTCGCTGATTCTGGCCACCGACAACGGCGTGCGGACCATCCCGCCCATCTATACCCGCGCCGCCCGCAGCATGGGATCGACCGGGCTGCATACTTGGACGCATGTGGTTCTGCCGGCCTCGCTGCCCTTCCTCCTGAGCGGTATGAAGCAAAGCTGGGCCTTCGCCTGGCGGTCGCTGATGGCGGCGGAAATCTTTGTCACCATCTTGACCGGATTCGGCCTCGGGCATCTGCTGCACTACGGCCGGGAACTCAATGCTATGGATCAAGTTGTCGGCATCATGTTCGTCATTGTGTTCATCGGGCTGGCGGTCGACAAAGCGCTCTTCGCTCCGATCGAGCGATTTCTTCACCGCCGATGGGGAACCGGCCGCCCATAACCAGCGGCACACGCCATGACCAATTCTCTCCCGGGGTTCGGATCGGCTGACACCCGTCCGCACCCTATGATACCGTACGCCATGTCATCCGCACCGCCCGGCTTCATAGCCCGTCTGTCCATCGGCAAGAAACTCGCCGTTGCCTTCGGCCTGATCCTGCTGCTCCTCGTCGGGAGCTTCTCCGCCACACTCGTCTATCTGTCCCGCGTGAACAGTTATGTCGATCGCCATCAGCGCATTACCATCCCCGGGGTTGTGACGGCTGCGGAAATGCTCCGCAACGTGGGAGAGATCGAAACACGCATGCACCAGGTCCGGGAACATCTCTCCGGCGCGGACCGTACCGCGGGCTTTGCGGCGATTGCCGGAATCGAACGGCGCACGCTGGCATCGCTCGATACCTATCAAGCGACGCACGCCGCCCGCACCCATCCGATTCTCTATGGCATGCTGGAACACCATGGGCGGACCGATCTGGCCGAGCAGGAAGACCAGGCCATCGTCGCCATTGCGGACGGCATCACCGCCTTACGCGCACAGAGGGAAGACCTAGCCGCTACGCGCGTCCCCACACCCGCCGGACCAGCCGCCACAGAATCCACCTACGAACAAGTGGCCGCGCGTACACAGGACGCCATTGCCTCCTTGATTGACGTGCACCGAAAAATCGATGTGGAAATGAAGATCGAAGGCGACAGGCTGGTCGACCAAGCCCGGACCATGGTGGCCGGCATCATCGGCGTGCTCGGACTCCTGATCGTCACGGTCTATGCGATCATGAAACGTCAGGTCGCCAATCCGCTCAAGCGTCTGGCGGCGACCGCCGATCGTGTCGCGCACCACGAACTGGCCGCGCAATTCGAGCCCTGGCCAAGCCGCGACGAAGTCGGCGCCCTGGCCGGTTCGCTCACCACCATGCTGACGAGCCTGCGAGAGCACAGCACCGCCCTGATGCGGAAGACCAAGGAGCTGGAAGCCTTTACCTATTCGATCGCCCACGACCTCAAGGGGCCGTTGCGCGAGATCGAAGGGTTTTCCTCGCTGCTCGAAAAACAGTTCGCCGATTCGAACGACGCGCAACTCCAGCATCACATCGGCATCATCCGCACATCAGCCCTGCGTCTCACCCACATGATCGACGCGCTATTGAAGTACTCACGACTGGAACAACAAAACCTTCCCCGCCTTCGCTTTAATGTCATGGAAACGATCTCCAGCCTGCTGGTCGATCGCCAACAGTTCCTGACAGGAACCAAAGCGAAGATCACGGTCAACCTGCCCTACTCGGACCTCTATGGCGAACCAGTCAGTGTGCGCCAGGCCATCACGAATCTATTGGACAATGCACTGAAATTCTCCCGGCACACCGCCGCGCCAGCCATCACCATCGGCGGCCAGCAAACCGCCACTGAGCAATGGCTTTGGATCCGCGACAACGGCATCGGCTTCGACGCCGGCCAGGCCGATAAGATCTTCGGCCTCTTCGAGCGGCTCCATAGCCCCGGCGAATACGAAGGCACCGGCGTCGGCCTTGCGATCGTGAAACTCGTGATGGAGAAACACGGCGGGCGCGTGTGGGCGGAATCCACGCCCGGTCAAGGCAGCACATTCTTTATCGCCTTTCCCACACAGGTGCCGTGATGCGCACACTCATCATCGACGACGAAGAATATGTCCGCCTGGTCCTTGAGCAGGCCCTGCGCGAGGAAGATTGCCAGGTCACCGCCGTCAAACAAGGCCAGGCCGGCATCGATGCCTTGCAAGCCGCGCCGTTCGACTGCGTCATTACGGATCTGCGAATGCCCGGCATCGACGGACGAGCGGTCCTGAAATGGATCGCCGAACATCAGCCCGATGTCGATGTGCTGATGCTGACCGGCCACGGCGACGTGAAAGATGCGGTCGATGCGATCAAGCACGGCGCCTGGGATTTCCTCGTGAAAGAAACGCCCTTCGACGCCGGCGTCGTCAAGGTGGCCCTGACCAAGCTCAGGACGGTCCGCGCGCTGAGAAAAGAGAACCTGGCGGCCCGGCACGGAGGCTTCTCACGCGATGTCATCGTCGAAGGACCGAGCCAGGCCTGGCAGAAGCTCAAGACCCAAATCGCGCAAGTCGCGCCCTCCCACGCACCCGTCCTTATTCAGGGAGAAACCGGTTCGGGCAAAGAAATCGCCGCGCGGCTGCTCCATGACCTGAGCCGGCGAGCCGGTGGTCCGTTCCTGGCCATCAACTGTGGCGCGGTCAGCCGCGAGCTGCTGGAGAGCGAACTGTTCGGCCATGAAAAGGGAGCCTTTACCGGCGCCACCGGAACCAAGATCGGCTTGATTGCCGCCGCAGAAGGAGGCACGCTCTTTCTCGATGAACTCGGCGAGATGCCGGGCCCGATGCAGGTCAGTCTGCTTCGCTTTCTCGATCGCAATGAGTATCGCCCGGTCGGCAGCACCCGTACCTTGCAAGCCGAGGTGCGCATCGTCGGCGCCACGAATCAGGACCTTCAGGAACTCATCCATCAGGGCCGCTTTCGCGACGACCTACTCTATCGCATCAACACCGTCACCCTGCGCGTGCCTCCGTTACGTGAACGGACTGAGGATCTGACGGCACTGATCGACCACATTCTTCAGACTCTCCGGATCCCCGGAGCCACCAAACGAACCATTGCCACAGACGCCTTGCAACGCCTGGCCACCTATGCCTGGCCCGGCAATGTGCGTGAGCTGAGGAATGTGATCGAACGGATTATCTTGATGAGTGCCGAAACCGGGCTCATCACCCAAGCTGAGGTCGACCAGGTACTGCCGAAAGCCACGGGCGCTCTCCGGACAGACGATCCCGCTAATCTGACGCTGGAGGACATCGAACAGCGCCATATCCTGCGCGTCCTCGACGCGAGCGGAGGCAATAAAACCGCTGCTGCCAAAATATTGGACATCGACTACAAAACGCTGCTGGCCAAGCTCAAGAAGTTTGCCATCGACAAATAACGTGCGTCTCCACCGCGCACTCTGCGCCTGAGCCGGGAACGACGCCACAACATCTTCCCTTGGCCAGCACGCGATCGCGCTTCCTCAGGGAGCCTCCGCTTGCTCTTGGCCTGGCATACCGCCTGATCCTGTAAATCTCACGTGGGCTCCCTCCACACTCCTTCTGATTTCTGCCGATCCAGATCGACAATCGCCCCCCGGCTGATAGAGAATAGCCCAGGTCTTTCGTCTCACAGCCCCGCGGGCAAGGAGTTACGCCTATGGACCGGCCAAATATCTCAGGGGAACAGCAGGCGCAAGAACAATTCGGCACATCCAACCGAGCCGCCGCATTTCACGCCAATCAGGTTCTGGATCATTTGAATGGTCCGATGCAGCAGTTCATCGCTCGCCAAGAAATGGCCTTCATTGCCACGGCCAGCGCCGGTGGCGCATGCGATTGCTCCTTTCGTGCCGGCACCAGAGGATTCGTTGCGGTGCTGGACGAGAAGACTCTGGTGTATCCGGAATATCGAGGCAACGGCGTGCTGGCCAGTGTGGGCAACATCCTGGAGAACCCCCACATCGGCATAATTTTTCTCGACTACTATCTGACGACGATGGGTCTCCACGTCAACGGAAAGGCGCACATCCTGACTCCGGGCGAGATCGAAAGCCTGCCGCATCTCCCTGCGGGCATGCTCGAATCCATACAGACCAAAGGCGGCCGGCGGCCGGAAGCCTGGATCCTGGTGAACGTCGAAGAAGCCTATGTCCATTGCTCCAAACATGTGCCGCTCATGAAGCGGCTGGATAAGCACATCGCCTGGGGCAGTGACGATGAGTTCGTCAAAGGGGGAGACTATTTTCAGGTAAAGAAAAAACCGAGGAGTTGAACAGGCAATCGGCCCGCTCAGGTTGGACTCACTACGGACAAACCGCCACCGCCGCGATCTCGCTGAGTGACGATTGGATATCGCTCAAGATCTGGTTCC belongs to Nitrospira lenta and includes:
- a CDS encoding ABC transporter substrate-binding protein, with the translated sequence MKRLSSTALAFFSLLLGTGTFIAHTALAADTIRVGHFPNITHVQGLVAQHLSRTGHGWFEERLGKDVKIDWYVYNAGPGAMEALLAGSIDLTYVGPSPTLNAYSKSNGEEIRIIAGAATGGAALVVQPDSGLKQPADFRGKTIATPQLGNTQDVACRAWLANGGLKITQTGGEAFIVPTPNPDQLSLFQQKKLDAVWTVEPWVSRLERDAGGKILLEQPKDSITVLVSSVKFLKTKRELARKFAQAHRELTEWILAHPAEAKQMVQQELAAETQAKVSAELIAQAWTRIGLTTEASPDEYRQFVANAQRAGFIRTAPDLSRLIERLN
- a CDS encoding ABC transporter ATP-binding protein, whose translation is MLTSESPSANTASNKLVIEHVSKFFRTSSLNVQALDDVTLQIAEGEFVCLVGPSGCGKSTLLNIIAGLDRPDRGLVQADGHTIAGPGPHRLMMFQEAALFPWLTVLGNVLFGLKLSHGLNAAERQEKAEYFLELVGLKRFMHSNVHELSGGMKQRVALARALAPNPSVLLMDEPFGALDALTREQLYGDIQRIWSQHRKTIVFVTHNVREAVCLGDRVILFSPNPGRIREEFAIPLPRPRDINSVDLARYATEITRVLKGYVQTEVAG
- a CDS encoding ABC transporter permease, whose protein sequence is MIARWLSASLFFLALLAAWHLAVEAKIWSPLLLPSPLSVFDYLRSAVDDGTLWEATVVTVRRLLIGYGLGILVGLPLGLLTASSRWAQDTIGVLALGLQTLPSVCWVPLALLWFGQTESAMLFVVVMGTLWSLILATDNGVRTIPPIYTRAARSMGSTGLHTWTHVVLPASLPFLLSGMKQSWAFAWRSLMAAEIFVTILTGFGLGHLLHYGRELNAMDQVVGIMFVIVFIGLAVDKALFAPIERFLHRRWGTGRP
- a CDS encoding sensor histidine kinase, translated to MSSAPPGFIARLSIGKKLAVAFGLILLLLVGSFSATLVYLSRVNSYVDRHQRITIPGVVTAAEMLRNVGEIETRMHQVREHLSGADRTAGFAAIAGIERRTLASLDTYQATHAARTHPILYGMLEHHGRTDLAEQEDQAIVAIADGITALRAQREDLAATRVPTPAGPAATESTYEQVAARTQDAIASLIDVHRKIDVEMKIEGDRLVDQARTMVAGIIGVLGLLIVTVYAIMKRQVANPLKRLAATADRVAHHELAAQFEPWPSRDEVGALAGSLTTMLTSLREHSTALMRKTKELEAFTYSIAHDLKGPLREIEGFSSLLEKQFADSNDAQLQHHIGIIRTSALRLTHMIDALLKYSRLEQQNLPRLRFNVMETISSLLVDRQQFLTGTKAKITVNLPYSDLYGEPVSVRQAITNLLDNALKFSRHTAAPAITIGGQQTATEQWLWIRDNGIGFDAGQADKIFGLFERLHSPGEYEGTGVGLAIVKLVMEKHGGRVWAESTPGQGSTFFIAFPTQVP
- a CDS encoding sigma-54-dependent transcriptional regulator, with the protein product MRTLIIDDEEYVRLVLEQALREEDCQVTAVKQGQAGIDALQAAPFDCVITDLRMPGIDGRAVLKWIAEHQPDVDVLMLTGHGDVKDAVDAIKHGAWDFLVKETPFDAGVVKVALTKLRTVRALRKENLAARHGGFSRDVIVEGPSQAWQKLKTQIAQVAPSHAPVLIQGETGSGKEIAARLLHDLSRRAGGPFLAINCGAVSRELLESELFGHEKGAFTGATGTKIGLIAAAEGGTLFLDELGEMPGPMQVSLLRFLDRNEYRPVGSTRTLQAEVRIVGATNQDLQELIHQGRFRDDLLYRINTVTLRVPPLRERTEDLTALIDHILQTLRIPGATKRTIATDALQRLATYAWPGNVRELRNVIERIILMSAETGLITQAEVDQVLPKATGALRTDDPANLTLEDIEQRHILRVLDASGGNKTAAAKILDIDYKTLLAKLKKFAIDK
- a CDS encoding pyridoxamine 5'-phosphate oxidase family protein codes for the protein MDRPNISGEQQAQEQFGTSNRAAAFHANQVLDHLNGPMQQFIARQEMAFIATASAGGACDCSFRAGTRGFVAVLDEKTLVYPEYRGNGVLASVGNILENPHIGIIFLDYYLTTMGLHVNGKAHILTPGEIESLPHLPAGMLESIQTKGGRRPEAWILVNVEEAYVHCSKHVPLMKRLDKHIAWGSDDEFVKGGDYFQVKKKPRS